One region of Candidatus Saccharibacteria bacterium genomic DNA includes:
- a CDS encoding DNA-directed RNA polymerase subunit beta, with protein MAKAVTASKTSRVYLTDDSQDSGLALPNLVDHQNKSFQWLVDEGLGELLAEISPVDDYTGTKLSLIFKQYHFEEPKLTEAEARENNVSYDAPLKATVELTNKVTGEVKEQEIYLGDYPWMTRRGTFIINGAERVVVSQLIRSAGVFYTAELHGTRSLYSAKVIPGRGAWLEFETAANGALYVKIDRKRKIPVTTLLRALGMTEATMKEAFKNVDQAKDSFLQSTLDKDPSKGHAEALIEVYRRLRPGDLATVDNARSLLENMFYNFKRFDFSRVGRYKINQRLHLDVANTAENRIMRLEDLVAIIAELIRMNVTQEPGDDIDSLSNRRIKMVGELVQRQFRIGLLRMVRNTQDRMSMSEIETVQPGQLINARPVVAAVREFFASSQLSQFMDQINPLSELAHKRRLSSMGPGGLSRERAGFEVRDAHATHYGRICAVETPEGANVGLVLNLANFARINDYGFIETPYRKVVDSKLTDEIVYLDAAAEEHAVIAGAGVKLDKTGKIVEERVSARDGLKSATVDREDVTHIDAAQNQIIGSSAGLIPFIEKNYVYRALMGSNQQRQAVPLIAPESPIVGTGVEAAAAANTGQLVIAEGTGEVLKANADQVVVKYKEGNVTYDAEHFVRSNEGTSINQHVVVSTGDTVKTGDPLIEGMSIQGGELALGKDLIVAFMPWAGYNFEDAIIISRKLVEDDTLTSVHIVDYMIEVRETKLGPEIVTRDIPNVSEEALRHLDDDGIVRIGAEVHPGDILVGKITPKGEQELSSEERLLRAIFGEKAKEVRDTSQRMSNGKHGKVVGVKVFSRENGHELKAGVLMQIQVFVAQMRKISVGDKLGGRHGNKGVIARILPVEDMPFMEDGTPVEIVLNPLGVPSRMNIGQLFETHLGMAARALGMKVASPSFNGVPMNKIQSMLKDAGFPEDGKQQLYDGRTGGAFKERTTVGSMYMIKLNHMVADKIHARSTGPYTMVTQQPLGGKAQNGGQRFGEMEVWALEAYGAAYTLQEMLTIKSDDVYGRSKAYEAIIKKTEIVGPKVPESFNVLVKELQGLGLKVDLVASDQLVDAEAVLATNIHEEATHPAIVEAPTSAISDIDVTSEEAAAQGFEFEDGQGSPIVTDFDEEAAAMVVANSNDIDDITDEKGEEA; from the coding sequence ATGGCTAAAGCAGTAACTGCGAGCAAAACATCACGTGTCTACCTAACCGACGACAGTCAAGACAGTGGTCTTGCGCTGCCTAATTTGGTAGACCATCAAAATAAATCATTTCAGTGGTTGGTTGACGAGGGGCTCGGTGAGCTTCTGGCCGAAATCAGTCCGGTCGATGATTATACCGGTACAAAACTGAGTCTTATTTTTAAACAGTACCATTTTGAAGAACCAAAACTGACTGAAGCTGAAGCTCGGGAGAATAATGTTAGTTACGACGCGCCCTTAAAGGCAACGGTTGAGCTGACAAACAAAGTCACCGGCGAAGTCAAAGAGCAAGAGATTTACCTGGGAGACTACCCTTGGATGACTAGGCGCGGTACGTTTATTATTAACGGTGCCGAGCGCGTCGTGGTAAGCCAGCTGATTCGATCGGCTGGTGTTTTTTATACGGCTGAGTTGCATGGTACTCGCAGCCTCTACAGCGCCAAGGTTATCCCTGGTCGCGGTGCTTGGCTTGAGTTTGAGACCGCCGCAAACGGTGCGCTGTATGTCAAGATTGATCGTAAGCGTAAGATCCCAGTAACGACTCTGCTGCGCGCGCTGGGTATGACTGAAGCAACCATGAAAGAGGCGTTTAAAAACGTTGATCAGGCAAAAGATAGTTTTTTGCAGTCAACACTCGACAAAGACCCAAGCAAAGGACACGCCGAAGCACTAATTGAAGTTTACCGCAGGCTTCGTCCGGGCGATCTAGCAACTGTCGACAATGCTCGCAGTTTGCTTGAAAACATGTTCTACAACTTTAAGCGTTTTGACTTCTCACGCGTTGGCCGTTACAAAATTAACCAACGACTTCATTTAGATGTGGCAAATACGGCCGAAAACCGGATTATGCGCCTTGAAGACCTCGTGGCTATTATCGCTGAGCTAATACGCATGAATGTCACACAGGAACCAGGCGATGATATTGATTCACTAAGCAATCGCCGTATCAAAATGGTTGGAGAGTTGGTACAGCGTCAGTTCCGGATTGGCCTGCTGCGCATGGTACGTAACACCCAAGATCGTATGAGTATGAGCGAAATCGAAACAGTCCAGCCGGGCCAGCTTATAAATGCTCGTCCTGTCGTGGCTGCTGTGCGTGAGTTTTTTGCGAGCTCACAGCTTTCGCAGTTTATGGATCAAATCAATCCGCTGTCTGAACTGGCTCACAAACGACGCCTTAGCTCTATGGGGCCAGGTGGCCTCAGCCGTGAACGTGCTGGTTTTGAAGTTCGTGATGCCCACGCGACTCACTACGGTCGCATATGTGCGGTGGAAACTCCTGAAGGCGCAAACGTGGGGTTAGTCCTTAATCTCGCGAATTTTGCCCGTATAAACGACTATGGATTTATTGAAACACCCTACCGCAAAGTGGTGGACAGTAAACTGACTGATGAAATTGTCTACCTTGACGCTGCTGCTGAAGAACATGCGGTTATCGCCGGTGCGGGTGTTAAGCTGGACAAAACAGGCAAAATTGTCGAAGAGCGTGTCAGTGCGCGTGATGGCCTAAAGTCAGCCACAGTTGACAGAGAAGATGTTACACACATTGACGCTGCCCAAAACCAGATTATCGGTAGCAGTGCCGGTCTCATTCCGTTTATTGAAAAAAACTACGTCTACCGTGCGCTAATGGGTAGTAACCAGCAGCGTCAGGCAGTGCCACTGATAGCGCCAGAGAGTCCAATTGTTGGTACGGGCGTAGAGGCTGCTGCCGCCGCAAATACCGGGCAACTAGTTATCGCAGAAGGTACGGGCGAGGTCCTAAAAGCCAACGCCGACCAGGTTGTTGTGAAATACAAAGAAGGCAACGTCACCTATGACGCAGAGCATTTTGTGCGCTCCAACGAAGGTACCAGCATAAACCAACACGTCGTTGTTTCTACTGGAGATACGGTAAAAACCGGCGATCCACTGATTGAGGGCATGAGCATCCAGGGCGGCGAACTCGCGCTTGGTAAGGATTTGATTGTGGCATTTATGCCATGGGCAGGATACAACTTCGAAGACGCTATCATCATTAGCCGCAAGTTGGTTGAAGACGACACTTTGACAAGTGTCCATATTGTCGACTACATGATTGAAGTCCGCGAAACAAAACTAGGACCAGAAATTGTCACGCGAGATATCCCAAATGTTAGCGAGGAAGCGCTTCGCCACCTCGACGACGATGGTATTGTTCGTATTGGCGCCGAGGTTCATCCTGGCGACATATTGGTTGGAAAAATTACGCCAAAAGGTGAGCAAGAACTAAGCAGCGAAGAACGACTACTTCGGGCAATATTTGGTGAAAAAGCAAAAGAAGTCCGTGATACTTCTCAGCGAATGAGCAACGGCAAACATGGTAAAGTTGTGGGCGTCAAAGTCTTTAGCCGTGAAAACGGACATGAACTGAAGGCTGGTGTTCTTATGCAAATCCAGGTTTTTGTGGCTCAAATGCGCAAAATCAGCGTTGGCGACAAACTTGGAGGACGGCACGGTAACAAGGGTGTTATAGCCCGCATATTGCCCGTCGAAGACATGCCATTCATGGAAGACGGAACGCCAGTAGAAATAGTCCTTAACCCACTGGGCGTGCCAAGTCGTATGAATATTGGCCAGTTGTTTGAAACGCACCTTGGTATGGCCGCTCGCGCCCTTGGCATGAAAGTGGCAAGCCCAAGCTTTAACGGCGTACCGATGAATAAGATTCAGTCTATGCTTAAAGACGCTGGCTTCCCGGAAGACGGTAAGCAGCAGCTGTACGATGGTCGCACCGGTGGCGCCTTCAAAGAGCGAACGACCGTGGGCAGTATGTACATGATTAAGCTCAACCATATGGTTGCTGATAAGATTCACGCTCGCAGCACTGGTCCTTACACTATGGTTACTCAACAACCACTTGGCGGTAAGGCACAAAACGGTGGCCAACGATTTGGTGAAATGGAAGTCTGGGCGCTGGAAGCTTACGGCGCAGCGTACACTCTGCAAGAAATGTTGACAATCAAGTCAGACGATGTATATGGCCGTAGTAAAGCCTACGAAGCCATCATTAAAAAGACCGAAATTGTCGGTCCAAAAGTTCCTGAAAGCTTCAACGTGCTAGTTAAAGAGCTGCAAGGCCTTGGTCTTAAAGTTGATCTTGTCGCCTCAGACCAGTTGGTCGATGCCGAAGCTGTTCTTGCCACAAATATCCATGAGGAAGCAACTCATCCGGCCATCGTCGAAGCGCCAACATCGGCTATTTCCGACATTGACGTGACAAGCGAAGAAGCTGCCGCTCAAGGATTTGAATTTGAAGACGGCCAAGGCAGCCCAATTGTAACTGATTTTGACGAAGAAGCCGCTGCTATGGTAGTTGCAAACTCAAATGACATCGATGACATTACTGATGAAAAAGGAGAGGAGGCTTAA
- a CDS encoding ATP-dependent Clp protease proteolytic subunit, whose translation MSVLVPTVIESEGRHERAYDIYSRLLKDRIIFVGSEINEVTANLIVAQLLFLQAEDAKKDIYLYINSPGGSVYDALAIYDTMQYIANDVQTFGIGVQASAAAFLLSSGKKGKRFLLPNATVMIHQPSSGTRGKVTDQEIDLQESLRVKRLLESIMAKNTGQKLEKVHEDMERDRWMTAPEALKYGLVDKVISAPTTS comes from the coding sequence ATGAGCGTACTTGTTCCAACTGTAATTGAAAGTGAAGGCCGTCATGAGCGAGCCTACGACATCTATAGCCGTCTGCTTAAGGACAGGATTATCTTTGTTGGTAGTGAAATAAACGAAGTTACGGCAAACCTGATTGTCGCTCAGCTGCTATTTTTGCAGGCAGAGGATGCCAAAAAAGATATATATTTGTATATCAACAGTCCCGGTGGTAGTGTGTACGACGCATTGGCCATTTATGACACCATGCAGTACATAGCGAACGACGTGCAGACTTTTGGCATAGGAGTTCAGGCTAGTGCAGCTGCGTTTTTGCTCAGTAGCGGCAAAAAAGGCAAACGATTTTTATTGCCAAATGCTACCGTAATGATTCACCAGCCCAGCAGTGGCACGCGCGGCAAAGTAACCGATCAAGAAATTGACTTGCAAGAATCACTACGAGTCAAGCGTTTACTTGAGAGCATCATGGCAAAAAACACTGGTCAAAAGCTAGAGAAAGTCCACGAAGACATGGAACGCGACCGCTGGATGACCGCCCCCGAGGCGTTAAAATACGGCCTAGTCGACAAGGTCATTAGCGCACCAACAACGTCATAG